The nucleotide sequence CCTCCAACACTgctcgaggcgccttcaagctattgaaggcgcctttaagccttcatggaaggtgccttcaagctttcatggaagacgccttcaatcacttgaaggtgccttagacTGGGAAAAAAGTGGTTGTTGGCGAGGATAAAGTCGTATCCTCACctgcctcattggaggcaccttccagcttgttggaggcaccttccagcctcggatagaattttcaggggctataaaaagacccctgaagcTAGGAAATAAACATCAACTCttatattcatttcctagcacttgactgagcattcaacgagtgtaagaggcttcccACCTTCATTGAAGGAGACTTTTAGTacttttcatttgtcttggattaacaaccacctaggttgtaaccaagtaaatttatttacctcttctttcattttgtagttgtttaatttatttattataattatacTGTTGCTACTAATCAAAGTTGAATGTCGGGAaaggtttatttttttaacagGCAATTCGTCGCTCACCTCTTGTCAGCCCACTGGGACAAacaggtcggagttgggttcgaatCAGCTCAACTTCGGATGTCCAAagcatcacccaagtgagtgaGGAAGAGCTAACCAGCTTTTAAAGGTTAACTGGGGTTTTTCCtggtggaaggtgcctccaacagggttggaggcgccctcatgtcTTTTGGTGGAAAGCGCctccattgaaggcaccttgagtTGTTGGTTACCATTGGATGACCGTTGGAGTTCGGAAAAAACTCTATCCTCATTGGAGGTGCCCTGAACCcttttggaggcacctccaactaaTGGTAACATATTCAAAGAGGCTATAAAAATTCCCCTGGAGGTAGGAATTAAACAATAACTTCTATATTCATTTCCTAGTTACTTTATGAGCTATCAAAGAGTGTAAGTGACTTCttcaccttcaacgaaggagatctttagagattttcatctgccttagatcaacaaccacctaggttgtaatcaagtaatttCTGAGTCTCTtactttatatttttaaatagttaTTTTGTTTAACTAATATTGTGTCCTTGCTAAACTAAGCTAGCTTGAGATTAGTAATTTAAATTGTAGGCTATTCAATCCCCCTCTAGCTGGTCTACCGGGACCAACAGTCATGGTAGTGGTCATGCTAGGTAGGTTCTGGCTAAGGAAACCTCTCACCGTGGTGGTAGCACCCAAGATGAGATTGAAGATTTACAAAGGCAAGTCACAAATTTAACCCAATATGTAGCGGTAATGACATGAAATCTTGAAGATCATGAGATCTCATATCGAAAATCTGAGTCTACCTTCAAGAAATCATATCATCATCAGGCTATATACCAAGAACGTTATGGTAGGAAGGAGCATTATAGAGGCTTGGGTTTTTGGATTAATTTACCCATATTTCCTGGTACATTACTAGTAGAGGGCTTCGTTGATTGGCTTAACGAAGTGGAGCAGATTTTTTTATTATGAGGAGGTACCTGATCAGGTGAAAGTAAAATTGGTTGTCTTCAAACTTAGAGGTCTAGCTTCGGCATGGTGGGAGCACTTGTGTTGCTCACGAGACCGACAAGGTAAGGCCAAGATGAGAGAGTgggagaagatgatgaagaagatgaaaggtcacTTTCTTCTCTTTGGTTACACTCAAACTTTGTTCCAAGGACGATTATGATTCGCCATGGAGGACGATAGCTTCGACGCCCGAGATGACTTCAACGGATTCGAAGATGATTTCGAGGAATAATTTGACCTAGAAGAGTACCAAGATGAAGAATACTCggatgaagaggagatagagccAAAGGAAGATGCAAAGGAGCCTTCGAAGCTGGCAAATGAGGAGCCTGCTCCACTATTAGAGGAGCCTTTACCTACCCCACTAGTGCCTATTGAGGAAAAGGTTGTTGTGGCCTAGGATGATGGCACAGAGACCGTCAAAGCCATTGAAGAGATAGTCATCCCCATCATCCATGTTTATCAGGTGAACTTGTCGTCTGAGGATGATGGTGTGTCATTCTACAACTACCTCACAGTGTTATAGAAGCTCTCCAAGTTTTTGGTGATTAACTATGACAAGGACAAGGAGATGCACTGCTTTAACAAGGTTGTAGTTAGCCTCTGCTCACACAAGGAGCTCAACATCGACTTTGCGAGGTCCCCAAGGCTACTCCATGGCTGCCTTCGCTAATTTCTTAAGAGAAGCCTTCTCCTTGGAAAGGGATGCCACTTCGAACTTTGAAGACCTCGCTGGGAAGAAACCTAGAATTCTCATCATCGTTAAGGATTATGTTGCTACTATGAGAGAATATGAGAAGTGCTCGAGGGACGTGAAGATGGACAAAAATAGCATGGTGTCATTCTCATCTACGGATCGATGAGGATTCTCAAAGTCCAACAACCGCTAGTAGATTTTGTTGATTTGGTACTAGATGATCTTCCTCTTGAGCTACTATCTAAAACTACTCTAAACTTGATGAAAATTTCTTTCAACCTAAGGCGACTAATGTAGGAGGATtagcatattattattattattattattattatttgataattttttttggtatcaagatatttttggtatttttgataatttatatCTTTTTGTATTTTGAGTTCATTTAGGAATTTAAGAATTGTATTTTGagttcatttttgataattttttttcttttagaatttctTTCCTTTCCTTACAAGATAGGAATTGTAGTCTtatattaggatttttttttcctttatttgggTCTTAGGATCTGGAGTATATATAGACATGGATTTATCTGTTTGAGGAATAATTCttgaatattaaataaaatttccttttgatGGAAATATCTAGAGGGCAGTGTTTATCTTTTCTTGCCTTCTACTCAAACCTCTCATTCTCATAAGCTTGTAGGATAATCGTTATCTTGTTCGGCATCACAGGTATTACAAACTTGTAAGATGCATAAGTTTTGGATGATAGGAACTACTCACTTAGGTGATACCGATGGTTTGCAATCTCGTTCCATGTCAGGTGACATGGTGATGCAGGCCAAGTTCACTTAGTCTGGCAGTCTTCAGATCTTGGGTCATAACTATCTCTTGGAAAGTCCAAATCATGCAAGGCTGGAGGCATTGGAAAGCTAATTCAATTGTCCTTCCAACTATATATTACTCATTCCCAGATGTGAAGCATTTTGAGAGTTACGAAGCTCCAAAGTTGGATTGGAAAGTGAAAAGTCACCTTGGAAGACCAACCACTCTTTTAGTTTTCTGCATTATGTAATTTATAAGTACTTGGTGTTTTGAGTTGGTGGAAGAACTTTGGATCCTTGATGATTGTTATCTGAGTCTGAGAATAAGAATTCTCTACTTCTGCTTTGTTCCTAATTTTTGAAGTCGAATTGTGCATTGTCGTTCCTTTTTCCAGTATTCTATCCTTCaccatttggtatcagagctaggttacgCTCTgggtttctctcttttctcctatGGCAGCAAGAAGGGGAAGAGGTGGACATGGTAGAGGCAACATGGAAAATTTGGAAAATAATCGAGATGCTGAAATTCAGGCACTTCGGAGACAAGTTGAGGAGCTGACCTTGCGTCTTGAGCATCAGGAAGCCAGGAGTGAACGTGGTTCAAGCCATGGTTATGCCAGTGATGACTCGGAGCATGTGAATCCTTTTGCTGATAGAAACGTTAGAAATTTCGTTGAGAAGATTAATCGAACAGCCGATGTTAAGGTTGACATACCAGAGTTTCATGGTCGCTTGCAACCGGAGGGATTTCTTGATTGGCTCAGTGCTGTAGACAAATTCTTTGAGTACAAAGACATTCCAGATGGGCAAAAAGTTAAGCTCGTTGCAACCCGACTTCGAGGATACGCATCTGCTTGGTGGGATAAAACACAAGATATGAGATTACGGAAAGGAAAGTCGAAAATCATTTCTTGGGAGAAGATGAAGGCAAGATTGCGGCAGAATTTCCTTCCGGCGAATTTTGCTCAAACTATTTTTATGCAATTCAATACTTTACAGCAAGGCAACAAAAGCGTGACTGATTATACGGAAGAATTTTACAGGTTGATGGCAAGAATTGACAATCAGGAGTCGGAGGACCAGCTTGTTGCTCGATACGTCAATGGATTGAAGGCAACCATTAAAGATGAAGTAGAAATGCAGCAGCTCTGGAAACTTAATGATGCTTATCAGTTGGCATTAAAGGTTGAATCGAAATTGTTACGGCATGGAGCAAAGAAATTTGCTGATGTTCGAAGCTTCTATCCTTCAAAGGAATCAACCAGTAAAGGTCTTTTAAAGAAAAGTGGAAACAAAGATGGGGCTTATTCGgcttcaaaaaataaaccaatctCTTGTTTCAAGTGTGGCCAACCGGGCCATTATATGAATGAATGTCCGAAGAGAAGGAGTGATACTCGTGCTGGAGTTGtggaaaaagaagaggaggaaccACCATTTGAAGAAGACAGCCCGAGATATGATGACGATGAGCATGATCGGGAAGAAATTGAACCTGAAGAGGGAGAATGTTTGGTGATCCAAAAGGTTCTTGCAGCCCCTAAACAAGATGAAAATCGGCCTTGGCTAAGGCACAATATCTTTCGAACAAGATGCAAGTCTCATGGGAAGGTATGCTCACTAGTCATTGATGGTGGCAGCTTCGAGAACTTTGTTTCACAAGAAATGGTGGACAAGCTCAAGCTGACAACAATACCACATCCACATCCATATTCTGTCTCATGGATCAAGAAGGACAATGAGGTACGCATTGACAAGAAatgtcttatttctttttctatggGAAAGAATTATCGTGACGAAGTATGGTGTGACGTAACACCTATGGATGTTGGGCACATACTTTTGGGTCGACCTTGGCAATATGATAGAAGTGCTATTCATGATGGTAGAAAAAATACTTACACATTTGTGGTGGGTAAAACTGAAATTGTCCTTTTACCGTGTAAAGATATTTGCAACTCTAAATCCTTTACGAAGGAGGAGGAAAATGCATTACTCACTTTGCCGCAGCTTGAGAAAAAGGTTCAACAGGGGTGTATGATCTATGTTTTGGTGGCAAAAATAGTGGAGCAGCCTATGGAAGCACCAAATTGTGTCAAAGCTCTATTGAAAAAATTCCAAGATGTCACGCCGGAAGAATTACCTCATGGTCTTCCCCCTTTACGGGAAATCCAACACCATATTGATTTAATTCCAGGAGCTGTCCTACCAAACAAATCTCATTATCGGATGAGTCCAAATGAACATGAAGAGCTTAAACGGCAAGTGCTGGATTTATTAAACAAAGGCTACATCAGGGAAAGCTTAAGTCCATGTGCTGTTCCTGCACTTTTGACTCCAAAGAAGGATGGTTCGTGGCGCCTGTGCGTTGATAGCCGAGCACTCAATCGAATTACCATCAAGTACAGGTTTCCTATACCAAGGATTGATGATATGTTTGATATGTTAGCAGGTGCTCAAGTATTCTCTAAAATTGATCTTCGAAGCGGCTACCATCAGATTAGAATCAAGCCAGGAGATGAATGGAAGACGGCTTTTAAAATTAGAGAAGGCTTGTATGAATGGCTTGTTATGCCATTTGGCCTATCTAATGCTCCGAGCACTTTTATGCGGGTAATGAATCAAGCTCTTCACCAACTCATTGGCAAGTTTGTCGCCGTTTATTTTGATGATATTCTTGTGTATAGCCAAAATACCTCTGATCACATTGAGCATTTGAGAGCTGTTTTATTGATTTTGAGAAGGGAGAAACTTTATGTAAATCTCAAAAAGTGCTCTTTCATGACCAGTCGCCtagtttttcttggttttgttctGACATCTTCAGGAATTATGGTGGATGAAGAAAAGGTCAAAGCTGTCAAGAATTGGCCTACTCCTAAAAGTTTACATGATGTGCGGTGTTTCCATGGATTGGCTTCATTTTACCGTCGATTCATACGAAACTTTAGCACCATTACAGCTCCTTTGACAGATTGtttgaagaaaggagaatttATTTGGACTTCGGAAGCGGAGAAAAGTTTTCAATCCATCAAGGAGAGGCTTTTTAGTGCACCTGTTCTTGCATTACCagactttgaaaaaatatttgaggtagattgtgatgcatctcatgtgggtgTCAGGGGAGTGCTTAGTCAAGAAGGTCATCCCATCGCCTTCTTTAGTGAAAAATTGAATGAGACAAGGAAGAAGTACTCTACTTATGATTTGGAGCTCTATGCAATTGTCCAGGCCCTTCGCCATTGGCGACCTTATCTTATCCAGAAGGAATTCATCCTTAATTCAGATCATGAAGCCCTCAAACACATAAACTCTCAAGCAAACTTGAATAGGAGACATGCTGGTTGGGTATCATTTCTACAAGAGTATACTTTTATGTTGAAGCATAAAAGTGGGAGACTCAATAAGGTGGCGGATGCGCTTAGCCGACGAGTTGCGTTGTTGAATTCCATGACGATCCAGCTTGAAGGAATTGATGCCATTAAGGACATGTATTCGGAGGATCCAGATTTTAAGGGGATTTATCAAGAGTGTAAGGGAGGTAAGTATGAAGACTATTGTTTACTTGAGGATTTCCTTTTTAAGGGAACTTGTTTGTGTATTCCTAGATGCTCTTTTAGAGAATACATCGTCAAagaacttcattgtggtggactTGGTGGACATTTTGGAAGAGATAAAACTTTGTTGTTGATCAAAGAaaggtatttttggcctactcttTATCGAGATGTTGCAAAATTTGTCAAGAGGTGCCGAGTTTGCCAAAGTTCCAAGGGCCAAAGTCAAAATTCTGGTGCTTACACTCCATTGCCTATTCCTGATGCTCCTTGGGAAGCTATTAGCATGGATTTTGTTGTTGGGTTGCCCAAAACACAAAGAGGTTTCGATTCAATTTTTGTTGTAGTTGATCGCTTCTCAAAAATGGCTCATTTCATCCCTTGCAAAAAGACCATGGATGCTTCATATATTGCTGATCTTTATTTTAAGGAGGTGGTTAAACTTCATGGATTGCCAAAGACTATTACATCAGATCGTGATACAAAATTCCTAAGCCATTTCTGGAGGAACTTGTGGAAAAAAATGGGCACTAGTTTGTACTACAGCAGTGCCTATCATCCAGAGACTGATGGACAGACTGAGGTTGTGAATCGTACATTGGGAAATTTACTTCGGAGTCTTGCTTCCAAGAGACCAAAGCAATGGGATTCTATCCTATCTAGAGCTGAGTTTGCTTATAATTCTGTGGCCAATCGTTCTACTGGAAAGAGtccatttgagattgtttatggaaGGAGTCCAACTCACTATCTTGACCTTACTGAGGTTCCAACCTCTAGCAAGAAGGTTGAAGACTTCGCGTCAACTATAGAACGAATTCAAGAAGAAgtgaagaagaagctgctagaaaGTTATCAGTCCTATAAAAGAGCTGCTGATGTTCATCGAAGAATTCAGgttttcaaagaaggagatcttgTTTGGGTTTATTTGAAGAAGGAAAGGTTCCCTGCTGGTACATACAACAAACTCAGAGAAAAGAAGATAGGTCCTTGccaagtgttaaaaaaaataaatgataatgcatacaaaaTTGAGCTACCAGCACACATACACACCCATCCTACATTCAATGTTCGTGACTTAACTCCCTATCATGGAGAAAATGATCTGAACTCAGAGACGAGTTCTTTCCCGCATGGAGAAGATGATGCAGGCCAAGTTCACTTAGTCTGGCAGTCTTCAGATCTTGGGTCATAACTATCTCTTGGAAAGTCCAAATCATGCAAGGCTGGAGGCATTGGAAAGCTAATTCAATTGTCCTTCCAACTATATATTACTCATTCCCAGATGTGAAGCATTTTGAGAGTTACGAAGCTCCAAAGTTGGATTGGAAAGTGAAAAGTCACCTTGGAAGACCAACCACTCTTTTAGTTTTCTGCATTATGTAATTTATAAGTACTTGGTGTTTTGAGTTGGTGGAAGAACTTTGGATCCTTGATGATTGTTATCTGAGTCTGAGAATAAGAATTCTCTACTTCTGCTTTGTTCCTAATTTTTGAAGTCGAATTGTGCATTGTCGTTCCTTTTTCCAGTATTCTATCCTTCACCACATGGTCAAAGCGTATTATTATTGAAATTTGATACTATTTGACACCGTGCCAATTAGTATTGTGTCATACCAAAACTTGACACCCCTTGACTTGCTACAACATAGGCCAAGATGAATTGAGATAatgatgttatttcttttatagtttgtgttcatttaacataataataaaattgtaTAATTTCAGTTGGAGCataaaatctaaacttaaatatataaatcttctttttcttcctgctTCCACCTCCTATTCACCACCAACAACATATACTGAAACGTCAACACGATATCAAAATGCTATCATTCTAGTCAAATACTAAAGCTTCAACACAACTTAAGATTTTGAATCTTGATTATATTTGTGTTAGCAACACAAAGATCATGTAGAATGCATTCAACACTAGCAAATCAAATATTATAGTGCAGCTGATATTACTCAAGAGGATCAATGCTAATGAGGTAGTATCTAAAAAGCAGGTGCTGATATTTGAACCAAAGGGGGTGCTCTGATCCCTGATAAACTTTGTTATCTTTATAGAGAAAAAACTGATGAATATGAAAATCACATGTTCACAACATGAAGTTTCACAATTCAAGCAGGAAAATCTAATCACATATGGAATTGAGGTTGATTGGTGTCTCACACACATGTTTGAGGAAAGAACATATGGATTAACAATATGGTTTGACTTAAGCCCACTTTTCATACATGATCCATAATTTAAATACTAATGTCAACCTTAATCCATTACAAGTCTGAATATTATAAAAGTACAAGTTCTTATTGTATACATAAATTCTAGAATTAGTTCAGGCCTATTTAAGGATAAATTTTGATTACATATACATAAACCAACCACAAATCCTATCAATGATTAGAATGTATTTGATTCTTGTGCTCCTCTTGATCATAACTGCACCCAGGAATCCCCAGAAGCCAAATACaaatccaagagcaaagccaaGGAAATACCAAATTCTTCCATATTCATCATCTTCATGCATGTCCTTTTCTTTTGCTACTCCATTATCAATGGTTGGGTTGTCGCCTGGACACTTGATTTGGAGTGGCTCCCCACAGAGCCCAGGGTTGTCAATATATGACAAGTTGGTGAAGGTTTGCAGCTGACTGCTCGTTGGTACTTTTCCAATAAAATTGTTGtaagataaatttaaaatgctCAGAGAATACAAATCAGAAATGCTCAAAGGAATTCTACCCAATAATTAAGTTGTTCTTTGAAAGATCAAGTGATTCAAGTTGACTCATAAGACCAATCTTATATGGTATGTTTCCTGAGAAATGATTCATAGACAAGTTGAGGAAGTGAAGACCATGAAGATTTGTGATCTCTGTAGGAATGCCCCCTGAGAGAATATTGTTTGAGAGGTCAATACTGATGATAATTGAAAGCATAGTAGTGAACTGAAGTTCTATATCCTTAGCAGTTATGATGACACTCTCCAAGTAATAAATGGAACCACCATATAATGGAGTGGATTTATTTGTGTTCTGGCTTGCCATCATGGAGGTAAACTTGCCAAAACTTGGAGGCAAAGAGCCAAAGAGATTATTGTAAGCCAAGTTTAGCACTTGGAGGGATGGGATCAGAGAGAGCTATTGTGGAATTGCACCGGTGAAATTATTTGTCCTTAGAGAAAGAACTCGCAATGCTGATAGTCTCCTTCCAAACCATTTGGGTATAGCTCCGGACAATTTATTCCAACTCAAGTCAATAACTACAAGTTTATTGAAATGCTGTAAAGTTGATGGAATTGTACCAGAGAAACTATTATTATTCATGTGCAGTGATTGCAATCTAGCTAAAAatccaactgttcttgatatgctgcCAAATAATTTGTTGTTGGAAATATCAATGATTGTTAGCTCTGATGCATTACCCCAACAATCTGGGATAGTTCTAGATAAATCATTATTGGCGAGGTTCACAATTTGCAATTCTCTTTGTGTACAAATGGAAGACGGAATGCTTCCATTCAGTTTATTATTGGACAAAATCAAATAGGAAATGCTAAACTCACCAAACATGCTTTtaggaattggtccagaaaaagaATTGTGAGAAAAGTCCAAATATGCATCCTGAGGTTGCATTCTTGGAAGGAAGCCTTCAAAGTTGTTGTAACTTAAATCAAAACTTCTTACATCCTTGAAGCATTCAAAAGAGCTCGGCAACATCCCTCTCATATGATTGTGAGAAATGTTTAGCTCCATGTCCAGTAAGCACAAGCTCCAAAACCAATTAGGAAAAGCATCTGATATTCCGCTATTTGATATGTCTAGGTTCTATAAACTGGTTTGGTTCCACAGCCATGGAGGAAATCTAACTCCCAAGTTGCAAGATCCCATAAGGATTTCTTCTGCTTGAAATGGAGGAAGCCAATCTTGGCTCACATTGACCAACAAGTTGTTGTGAGATATTTCCATGATTTCTAAATTTGTGAGATTGGTAAAGTGGGCTTCTGTGATATCTCCATAAGTtggatcactttaaagggttcagatcgtattcacgtgtgcaacttacaaataagcccacctaataaggataattatatccaacaatctcccacttgggttatatgtgagttgtatgtgaaatacaagtcaaattttagttgatatcaaactttatggtaCAAAATATCCCTGTAAAcaatctggtccattaacttcattggtataggactaaagaggtcatagctaTTGTATATAATCGTAACAAGCCCCAACAGTAATTataataccaatgtcattaatgacatagatcaagatgtggatgtgtagagtggaaattgttggtgcggttagcactaacggtctaacccaggttttgatgaatgatacattagattaagttagttttgttattgatctaacactctgaccgagtgtgtaggcgaagtccagacagctcgacgggctgaccggatgtctggcacaaagcccagctaggtcgacgggccgacctgatagctgacatgaaatccaaacgggtcgacgggctgaccggacatttggcatgaagtccagctaggttgacgggttgaccggatagctggcgagaagtccagatgggtcgaagagctgaccggacgtctagcaggtaagtaaaggtaagtcactggaggggagtggctgtgaggacgcgttccctggaagggaacttaggcgtcgatccaacttagatccatttcgaaaatctaagttgaaatcgtgactagattctgatcttggaaagacggaatctaattcatactctttatgttaaaattataaactgtgctaatactttgttttgcaggatatacattatatatttgcctcggactaaccttgtcttgcaggagaaggagtttctggagaaaggtggtccaggcgcccggaggggatccgagcgcccggaggcaagttttatccccatcgcgccgtcgacacgtggagctctcTGGTTGCGTCACAccagggcgcttggaagggatccgggcgcgccgagcatcctataaaagaagggtcaagggtGGAGCTTCAAGACAGAACTCAGAACAAACGATCTGCTcacttgtgctcctgcgacgctgcgaatcTCCGACAACACGCCATTCctttagtttcttttcttgtcggtattattctgttttactaattaattcctgtacGTCAATTTTTATGAACATTCttccgaattattagtgattgcccaacgaaagtactcaacgagtacgggccttggagtaggagtcgacacaggctccgaaccaagtaaaaagaacttgtgttagccttgttTCTTTTCGCTTATATTTTTCGTTGCACTTAACTCTTTTCGACGAaagtttttaaatcgatattcaccccccccctatcgaaattcatgatccaacagaaattacatgaaatgtgatcaatacatgtcaatttccaattggtcctaagatgacctcaaaagatgtcagatcatatttgcaaaataatttatgctaaattgcaataacaaatcatgatcaactttatgattcca is from Zingiber officinale cultivar Zhangliang chromosome 7B, Zo_v1.1, whole genome shotgun sequence and encodes:
- the LOC122004416 gene encoding receptor-like protein Cf-9 homolog, giving the protein MELNISHNHMRGMLPSSFECFKDVRSFDLSYNNFEGFLPRMQPQDAYLDFSHNSFSGPIPKSMFGEFSISYLILSNNKLNGSIPSSICTQRELQIVNLANNDLSRTIPDCWGNASELTIIDISNNKLFGSISRTVGFLARLQSLHMNNNSFSGTIPSTLQHFNKLVVIDLSWNKLSGAIPKWFGRRLSALRVLSLRTNNFTGAIPQ